The following coding sequences lie in one Danio rerio strain Tuebingen ecotype United States chromosome 25, GRCz12tu, whole genome shotgun sequence genomic window:
- the ccdc135 gene encoding dynein regulatory complex subunit 7 isoform X2, producing MEVLPEMESEEDATLTDDEEKKGFRELESSLNNNIRLTPDLPHIMKPRTPVDLSRYPSSYKQNSSQETLMLAMAENFRQQFVLLYPDRKALLLSPVNECGVQKFVSTTLRSSLLPYPELYDWEGCASFVSDYLSLELLDPPFELPKQLSSPTRVLQTQRGTCFEFSMVLCSLLLGAGFNAYCVSGYATKEMCLLDQSRQECPLLKPPKQDNTEEPKKTVNKYSVKPPRDLYSTFEKHQEEKQQAKVKADAVKKQQEEERLRKEQERPPHDPLLGLRIHSWVLVLSGSREIPENFFIDPLTGKGYSTTNENFVGIESIWNHQNYWVNKQDCSFGCGSMTFDLGDLSKWEYMLCGLTSQSISMISEQKSPREPEDEEEEEIDELKAFEMPTSWVTKIDIPPPDMEMRYPGGSKILQYRKAKLEKFAPYLLKDGLVTKLTTYKDLECTQPNTIKEWFKHRSDHLEERELHTDSNVTTEHFRPGRSDALKYHRYVTLVPETERQMDFYGHTCTDGLARRIEKQSEMTETFEDRTDFLYYRHIVYGKQIKVIRAGEALNQRPIKSVEERFHRDPSKPASKDVAERNFKMSDGKIQVTYHLEDDRIIPAWMNFIKPKAAANSQKGQDFSPEMVSGFQVDPFAKPYNDLQLYKILLELMRDEENVELQIRNSEKEVKSILSSREKEDSNTDLLISIYNTTRNETARRHMEEKERKAKEKQKRQKEKELDLLAPFQARLEQTESLTLKDALQLKRDCLTEFKQQLANKANLIQGRFEKETEELQKKQLWYQKNQLTMSTEDEEDYFKYCSEAMFRIHVLKLRLSRKRERLRDIWHWKRH from the exons ATGGAAGTGTTACCGGAGATGGAGAGTGAGGAAGACGCGACTCTGACAGATGATGAAGAAAAGAAGGGGTTTCGGGAACTTGAAAGCAGCCTTAATAATAACATACGATTGACTCCAGACCTTCCACACAT AATGAAACCAAGAACTCCAGTTGATCTTTCAAGATATCCGTCTTCATACAAGCAGAATTCCTCACAGGAGACGCTCATGCTGGCCATGGCGGAAAACTTCCGTCAGCAGTTTGTGCTGTTGTATCCTGATAGAAAAGCACTTCTGCTGAGTCCTGTAAATGAGTGTGGTGTTCAG AAGTTTGTAAGCACCACCTTGCGAAGCTCCTTACTTCCATATCCTGAGCTTTACGATTGGGAAGGATGTGCCAGTTTTGTGTCTGATTATCTCTCACTGGAACTTTTGGATCCACCATTTGAACtt CCCAAGCAGCTGTCCTCCCCAACTCGAGTTCTGCAGACTCAGAGAGGCACGTGTTTTGAGTTCTCTATGGTGTTGTGTAGTCTGTTGTTGGGTGCAGGATTTAATGCTTACTGCGTCAGTGGATACGCCACTAAAGAGATGTGCCTGCTTGATCAGTCCCGACAGGAGTGTCCCTTGCTGAAGCCTCCAAAACAG GATAATACAGAGGAACCAAAGAAGACAGTAAACAAATACTCTGTAAAACCCCCACGTGACTTGTACAGCACCTTTGAAAAACATCAAGAGGAGAAACAGCAAGCAAAAGTTAAAGCAGATGCAGTGAAGAAACAACAGGAGGAAGAGAGACTTCGAAAG GAGCAAGAACGTCCACCGCACGACCCTCTTCTGGGCTTGAGGATTCACAGCTGGGTTCTGGTGCTCTCGGGAAGCCGTGAGATACCTGAAAACTTCTTTATTGACCCTCTCACAGGAAAGGGTTATTCGACCACCAATGAGAACTTTGTGGGTATTGAGAGCATCTGGAACCACCAAAACTACTGGGTCAACAAGCAAGACTGCTCTTTCGGTTGTGGG AGTATGACGTTTGACTTGGGTGATCTATCAAAGTGGGAGTACATGCTGTGTGGACTTACTAGCCAATCCATATCAATGATTTCAGAACAAAAATCACCCCGAGAGCCGGAAGACGAGGAGGAA GAGGAAATTGATGAGCTGAAAGCATTTGAAATGCCTACATCTTGGGTGACTAAAATAGACATTCCACCTCCAG ATATGGAAATGCGTTATCCAGGGGGTTCGAAAATACTCCAGTACAGGAAAGCCAAGCTAGAGAAGTTTGCGCCATACCTTCTGAAAGACGGTCTGGTGACCAAACTTACCACTTATAAAGACCTTGAAT GCACTCAACCCAACACTATAAAGGAATGGTTCAAACATCGAAGTGATCATCTTGAGGAGAGGGAGCTACACACAGACAGCAATGTGACAACTGAGCATTTTAGACCTGGAAGAAGTGATGCTCTTAAAT ACCATAGGTACGTGACGTTAGTTCCTGAGACTGAGCGTCAGATGGACTTTTATGGTCATACTTGCACCGATGGACTAGCCAGACGAATTGAGAAGCAATCTGAAATGACTGAAACCTTTGAAGACCGGACTGACTTCCTCTATTATCGTCATATTGTTTatggaaaacaaattaaagtgaTTCGGGCTGGAGAGGCTCTTAATCAAAGGCCTATAAAG AGTGTGGAGGAGCGGTTCCACAGAGATCCTTCTAAACCTGCAAGTAAAGATGTGGCTGAAAGGAACTTCAAGATGTCGGACGGAAAGATTCAGGTGACCTATCATCTAGAGGACGACAGGATCATCCCAGCATGGATGAACTTCATCAAACCAAAAGCAGCAGCAAACTCGCAGAAAGGACAAGATTTTTCTCCTGAGATGGTGTCTGGCTTTCAG GTTGATCCTTTTGCAAAACCCTACAACGACTTGCAGCTTTACAAAATTCTTTTGGAACTGATGAGAGATGAGGAGAATGTTGAACTTCAAATCAGAAATTCAGAAAAAGAG gTCAAGTCCATCCTTTCTTCAAGAGAAAAGGAGGACAGTAATACTGATCTGCTGATCTCCATCTACAACACTACAAGAAACGAGACTGCTCGTCGGCACATGGAGGAAAAG GAACGTAAGGCTAAGGAAAAGCAGAAGCGGCAGAAAGAGAAAGAGCTCGACCTCTTGGCTCCTTTCCAGGCCCGACTAGAACAAACAGAATCCCTCACTCTCAAGGACGCACTTCAGCTGAAGAGAGACTGTTTGACAGAATTTAAACAACAACTCGCCAACAAAGCTAACCTCATCCAGGGCAGATTCGAAAAG GAGACAGAAGAGCTACAGAAGAAACAGCTGTGGTACCAGAAGAACCAGCTCACTATGAGCACAGAAGACGAGGAAGACTACTTCAAATACTGCTCTGAAGCCATGTTCAGGATCCATGTTCTCAAACTGAGACTTAGTCG aaagagagagcgcCTCAGAGATATCTGGCACTGGAAGAGACACTAA
- the ccdc135 gene encoding dynein regulatory complex subunit 7 isoform X1: MEVLPEMESEEDATLTDDEEKKGFRELESSLNNNIRLTPDLPHIMKPRTPVDLSRYPSSYKQNSSQETLMLAMAENFRQQFVLLYPDRKALLLSPVNECGVQKFVSTTLRSSLLPYPELYDWEGCASFVSDYLSLELLDPPFELPKQLSSPTRVLQTQRGTCFEFSMVLCSLLLGAGFNAYCVSGYATKEMCLLDQSRQECPLLKPPKQDNTEEPKKTVNKYSVKPPRDLYSTFEKHQEEKQQAKVKADAVKKQQEEERLRKEQERPPHDPLLGLRIHSWVLVLSGSREIPENFFIDPLTGKGYSTTNENFVGIESIWNHQNYWVNKQDCSFGCGSMTFDLGDLSKWEYMLCGLTSQSISMISEQKSPREPEDEEEEEIDELKAFEMPTSWVTKIDIPPPDMEMRYPGGSKILQYRKAKLEKFAPYLLKDGLVTKLTTYKDLECTQPNTIKEWFKHRSDHLEERELHTDSNVTTEHFRPGRSDALKYHRYVTLVPETERQMDFYGHTCTDGLARRIEKQSEMTETFEDRTDFLYYRHIVYGKQIKVIRAGEALNQRPIKSVEERFHRDPSKPASKDVAERNFKMSDGKIQVTYHLEDDRIIPAWMNFIKPKAAANSQKGQDFSPEMVSGFQVDPFAKPYNDLQLYKILLELMRDEENVELQIRNSEKEVKSILSSREKEDSNTDLLISIYNTTRNETARRHMEEKERKAKEKQKRQKEKELDLLAPFQARLEQTESLTLKDALQLKRDCLTEFKQQLANKANLIQGRFEKETEELQKKQLWYQKNQLTMSTEDEEDYFKYCSEAMFRIHVLKLRLSRQKERAPQRYLALEETLKRHPKLATDS; the protein is encoded by the exons ATGGAAGTGTTACCGGAGATGGAGAGTGAGGAAGACGCGACTCTGACAGATGATGAAGAAAAGAAGGGGTTTCGGGAACTTGAAAGCAGCCTTAATAATAACATACGATTGACTCCAGACCTTCCACACAT AATGAAACCAAGAACTCCAGTTGATCTTTCAAGATATCCGTCTTCATACAAGCAGAATTCCTCACAGGAGACGCTCATGCTGGCCATGGCGGAAAACTTCCGTCAGCAGTTTGTGCTGTTGTATCCTGATAGAAAAGCACTTCTGCTGAGTCCTGTAAATGAGTGTGGTGTTCAG AAGTTTGTAAGCACCACCTTGCGAAGCTCCTTACTTCCATATCCTGAGCTTTACGATTGGGAAGGATGTGCCAGTTTTGTGTCTGATTATCTCTCACTGGAACTTTTGGATCCACCATTTGAACtt CCCAAGCAGCTGTCCTCCCCAACTCGAGTTCTGCAGACTCAGAGAGGCACGTGTTTTGAGTTCTCTATGGTGTTGTGTAGTCTGTTGTTGGGTGCAGGATTTAATGCTTACTGCGTCAGTGGATACGCCACTAAAGAGATGTGCCTGCTTGATCAGTCCCGACAGGAGTGTCCCTTGCTGAAGCCTCCAAAACAG GATAATACAGAGGAACCAAAGAAGACAGTAAACAAATACTCTGTAAAACCCCCACGTGACTTGTACAGCACCTTTGAAAAACATCAAGAGGAGAAACAGCAAGCAAAAGTTAAAGCAGATGCAGTGAAGAAACAACAGGAGGAAGAGAGACTTCGAAAG GAGCAAGAACGTCCACCGCACGACCCTCTTCTGGGCTTGAGGATTCACAGCTGGGTTCTGGTGCTCTCGGGAAGCCGTGAGATACCTGAAAACTTCTTTATTGACCCTCTCACAGGAAAGGGTTATTCGACCACCAATGAGAACTTTGTGGGTATTGAGAGCATCTGGAACCACCAAAACTACTGGGTCAACAAGCAAGACTGCTCTTTCGGTTGTGGG AGTATGACGTTTGACTTGGGTGATCTATCAAAGTGGGAGTACATGCTGTGTGGACTTACTAGCCAATCCATATCAATGATTTCAGAACAAAAATCACCCCGAGAGCCGGAAGACGAGGAGGAA GAGGAAATTGATGAGCTGAAAGCATTTGAAATGCCTACATCTTGGGTGACTAAAATAGACATTCCACCTCCAG ATATGGAAATGCGTTATCCAGGGGGTTCGAAAATACTCCAGTACAGGAAAGCCAAGCTAGAGAAGTTTGCGCCATACCTTCTGAAAGACGGTCTGGTGACCAAACTTACCACTTATAAAGACCTTGAAT GCACTCAACCCAACACTATAAAGGAATGGTTCAAACATCGAAGTGATCATCTTGAGGAGAGGGAGCTACACACAGACAGCAATGTGACAACTGAGCATTTTAGACCTGGAAGAAGTGATGCTCTTAAAT ACCATAGGTACGTGACGTTAGTTCCTGAGACTGAGCGTCAGATGGACTTTTATGGTCATACTTGCACCGATGGACTAGCCAGACGAATTGAGAAGCAATCTGAAATGACTGAAACCTTTGAAGACCGGACTGACTTCCTCTATTATCGTCATATTGTTTatggaaaacaaattaaagtgaTTCGGGCTGGAGAGGCTCTTAATCAAAGGCCTATAAAG AGTGTGGAGGAGCGGTTCCACAGAGATCCTTCTAAACCTGCAAGTAAAGATGTGGCTGAAAGGAACTTCAAGATGTCGGACGGAAAGATTCAGGTGACCTATCATCTAGAGGACGACAGGATCATCCCAGCATGGATGAACTTCATCAAACCAAAAGCAGCAGCAAACTCGCAGAAAGGACAAGATTTTTCTCCTGAGATGGTGTCTGGCTTTCAG GTTGATCCTTTTGCAAAACCCTACAACGACTTGCAGCTTTACAAAATTCTTTTGGAACTGATGAGAGATGAGGAGAATGTTGAACTTCAAATCAGAAATTCAGAAAAAGAG gTCAAGTCCATCCTTTCTTCAAGAGAAAAGGAGGACAGTAATACTGATCTGCTGATCTCCATCTACAACACTACAAGAAACGAGACTGCTCGTCGGCACATGGAGGAAAAG GAACGTAAGGCTAAGGAAAAGCAGAAGCGGCAGAAAGAGAAAGAGCTCGACCTCTTGGCTCCTTTCCAGGCCCGACTAGAACAAACAGAATCCCTCACTCTCAAGGACGCACTTCAGCTGAAGAGAGACTGTTTGACAGAATTTAAACAACAACTCGCCAACAAAGCTAACCTCATCCAGGGCAGATTCGAAAAG GAGACAGAAGAGCTACAGAAGAAACAGCTGTGGTACCAGAAGAACCAGCTCACTATGAGCACAGAAGACGAGGAAGACTACTTCAAATACTGCTCTGAAGCCATGTTCAGGATCCATGTTCTCAAACTGAGACTTAGTCG acagaaagagagagcgcCTCAGAGATATCTGGCACTGGAAGAGACACTAAAAAGACATCCAAAGTTGGCTACGGACTCTTGA